A genomic stretch from Acidobacteriota bacterium includes:
- a CDS encoding glycoside hydrolase family 27 protein: protein MGWNSWNHYGCKVSDAIVREQARAMATNGMKAAGYEYVNVDDCWQGKRDAKGFIHANGRFPDMKALGDYIHSLGLKFGIYSSPGPQTCAKYEGSYQHEKQDAETYASWGVDYLKYDWCSARRVYKPSEMPAVYKKMHEALVATGRPIVYSLCQYGMDRVWQWGPSVGGNLWRTTDDIEDNYTRMAFIGFGQAGLAKFAGPGHWNDPDMLEVGNGHMNADEYRTHMSLWCILAAPLISGNNLATMSQETLAVLANPEVVAIDQDPAGAEGYRVSQEGPLQVWVKPLADGSKAVGLFNGGESAMPVTVRFKDIGLSGKVSVRDLWKRNDVGDFSGSYTAQVARHGAVMIKVK from the coding sequence ATGGGCTGGAACAGTTGGAACCATTACGGCTGCAAAGTGAGCGACGCAATTGTTCGCGAGCAGGCCCGCGCCATGGCCACCAACGGCATGAAGGCCGCCGGCTATGAATACGTTAATGTCGACGACTGCTGGCAGGGCAAGCGTGACGCCAAGGGATTCATCCACGCAAACGGACGCTTCCCGGACATGAAGGCGCTGGGCGATTACATCCACAGCCTCGGCCTGAAGTTCGGCATCTATTCCTCGCCCGGCCCCCAAACCTGCGCCAAATATGAAGGCAGTTACCAGCATGAAAAGCAGGACGCGGAAACTTACGCTTCCTGGGGCGTGGACTACCTGAAGTACGATTGGTGCAGCGCCCGCCGTGTTTACAAGCCCTCCGAAATGCCTGCGGTTTACAAGAAGATGCACGAAGCGCTGGTGGCGACGGGCCGGCCGATCGTTTACAGCCTTTGCCAGTATGGCATGGACCGGGTGTGGCAATGGGGGCCGTCAGTGGGCGGCAACCTGTGGCGGACCACGGATGACATCGAGGACAATTACACGCGCATGGCCTTCATCGGGTTCGGGCAGGCGGGGCTCGCCAAATTCGCAGGCCCGGGCCACTGGAACGATCCCGACATGCTCGAGGTAGGCAACGGGCACATGAATGCCGACGAATACCGCACACACATGAGCCTTTGGTGCATCCTGGCGGCGCCGCTGATTTCAGGCAACAACCTTGCCACTATGTCACAGGAAACCCTCGCTGTGCTGGCCAACCCGGAAGTGGTTGCCATTGACCAGGACCCGGCCGGGGCAGAAGGTTACCGCGTGTCACAGGAAGGCCCGCTGCAGGTGTGGGTGAAGCCGCTGGCCGACGGCAGCAAGGCTGTGGGGCTTTTTAACGGGGGCGAATCCGCCATGCCGGTCACTGTACGATTTAAAGACATCGGACTCAGCGGCAAAGTTTCTGTCCGCGATCTGTGGAAAAGAAACGACGTGGGTGACTTCAGCGGAAGCTACACGGCCCAGGTCGCGCGCCACGGGGCCGTGATGATCAAGGTAAAGTAA
- a CDS encoding VWA domain-containing protein, translating to MEAVLPAPRARNQAVKPPILRTGIIICALGAFVLPALAPAAQESSKRPFSVHVETQLVQVHVRVIGPDGKPVAGLKKSDFVIKENGRPQQVETLEYIPVPASVRKAPQTVQAATEGGQPSRRRVWIYIDSEADSNEAPEVYQAIRQFLSSQMQPGFMVSLDGLPFTDDGTKLLATLEQMRQHPYGRLPEAPPLINSTLDMEKQADYEWLLYSALLWGGSGTAPPPGFGRFILRPGLVPAGRADVSMSLADLKLEMKETELEMGFYVRSALFRYLDIIYRLEAFQGEKVIIIFRSGLRMDPDSIALLHRFAADAMRHQIVSYTVDTRGLINIDPTTNRSKLLRYGVPIPTWSMSSPLQFQLALNDYTRTEELENGRKEGLVGIAKLTGGKAVTDTSDLHEVFNDVVEDASGYYVVGFYPEDKRQLGRFRQLKISIDLPQDKVYAPKGYYEPMPFKELSKREKEIVLWQALQSEMPRELNVAASVNVFRGDNGQPVAMVSTGVQLGSLAAGQKKNASEVRVTELAEIGAAAGGTLPIYHGQFASITIANPVFSRASASPMDFVTFNTRMFVPPGKHICKVIFRDDNTGKLGAEEVRFEVPDFEGAPAASTMMVTDHVSSVPSTAAGGKENGEAASRAGTLREGQMDFVPQPDAAFYSGDKIYLLYELYNPPSYDFNALAASANTALFRNGTPVRQFNIRWRILPDPEKKAAVLIGTLDTLDYPAGSYRVIQSVPQEVRAQGKLFASFTLLPKQP from the coding sequence TTGGAAGCTGTACTCCCTGCACCTCGGGCTCGAAATCAAGCCGTAAAGCCCCCAATCCTACGGACTGGAATAATCATTTGCGCGCTCGGCGCCTTCGTTCTTCCGGCCCTGGCGCCTGCTGCGCAAGAGTCCTCGAAGCGCCCGTTTAGCGTGCATGTTGAGACGCAACTGGTTCAGGTGCACGTGCGCGTTATCGGGCCTGATGGCAAGCCTGTCGCCGGCCTGAAGAAATCCGATTTTGTCATTAAAGAAAACGGACGGCCGCAGCAGGTAGAGACGCTGGAGTATATTCCGGTTCCGGCGTCCGTCCGGAAGGCCCCACAAACGGTGCAGGCAGCAACCGAGGGCGGGCAGCCATCCCGCCGCCGAGTGTGGATCTACATCGACAGTGAAGCTGACTCCAATGAAGCTCCCGAAGTCTACCAGGCCATCAGGCAGTTTCTGTCAAGCCAGATGCAGCCGGGATTCATGGTGTCGCTCGACGGCCTGCCCTTCACGGATGACGGGACAAAGCTGCTGGCCACCCTTGAACAAATGCGCCAGCATCCGTACGGGCGTCTTCCAGAAGCGCCGCCGCTTATCAATTCCACCCTCGACATGGAGAAACAAGCGGATTACGAGTGGCTGCTCTATTCGGCCTTGCTGTGGGGTGGTAGCGGGACTGCGCCACCGCCGGGTTTTGGCCGCTTCATACTGAGGCCGGGACTTGTACCTGCCGGGCGTGCAGACGTCTCCATGAGCCTGGCCGATCTTAAGCTGGAAATGAAAGAGACGGAACTGGAGATGGGATTTTACGTCCGCTCGGCCCTTTTTCGTTATCTGGACATCATCTACCGGCTGGAGGCTTTTCAAGGCGAAAAGGTAATCATCATTTTCCGCTCCGGACTTCGCATGGACCCGGACAGTATCGCCCTGTTGCACCGCTTCGCAGCGGACGCCATGCGCCATCAGATAGTTTCCTACACTGTGGATACCCGGGGCCTGATTAACATTGACCCTACCACCAATCGGTCGAAGCTGTTGCGCTACGGAGTCCCCATTCCAACCTGGAGCATGAGCTCACCGCTGCAGTTCCAGTTGGCCCTGAACGACTACACACGAACCGAAGAGCTCGAAAACGGGCGCAAGGAAGGGTTGGTTGGCATAGCCAAACTTACCGGCGGAAAAGCCGTCACCGACACGAGCGATCTCCACGAGGTGTTCAACGACGTGGTGGAAGACGCGTCCGGCTATTACGTTGTCGGTTTTTACCCGGAGGACAAACGGCAACTTGGCAGATTCAGGCAGCTCAAGATTTCCATCGATCTGCCGCAAGACAAAGTTTACGCTCCAAAGGGTTACTACGAGCCCATGCCCTTTAAGGAGCTCTCGAAGCGAGAGAAAGAGATCGTTTTGTGGCAGGCGCTGCAATCTGAGATGCCGCGAGAGCTGAACGTTGCAGCCAGCGTGAACGTGTTCCGAGGAGACAACGGCCAGCCTGTGGCGATGGTGAGTACGGGCGTTCAACTCGGCTCGCTTGCTGCGGGCCAAAAAAAGAATGCCTCCGAAGTCCGCGTGACGGAACTGGCGGAGATTGGAGCGGCAGCCGGCGGGACGCTCCCCATTTACCACGGGCAGTTCGCCAGCATAACGATAGCAAATCCAGTATTCAGCCGCGCAAGCGCCAGCCCAATGGACTTCGTGACGTTTAACACAAGGATGTTTGTGCCCCCGGGGAAGCATATCTGCAAAGTCATTTTCCGAGACGATAATACCGGGAAGCTGGGCGCCGAGGAGGTACGCTTTGAAGTGCCGGATTTCGAAGGGGCCCCGGCAGCAAGCACGATGATGGTGACCGATCATGTATCTTCAGTCCCCTCCACTGCAGCCGGCGGAAAGGAGAATGGCGAGGCTGCATCCCGGGCTGGAACATTGCGTGAGGGGCAGATGGACTTTGTTCCCCAGCCCGATGCAGCGTTTTACTCGGGGGACAAAATCTATCTACTCTACGAGCTCTATAATCCGCCTTCGTATGATTTCAACGCGCTTGCCGCCTCCGCCAACACTGCGCTATTTAGAAACGGCACTCCCGTCCGGCAATTTAATATCAGATGGAGAATCCTCCCGGATCCGGAAAAGAAGGCAGCGGTCCTGATCGGCACACTTGATACCCTCGACTACCCGGCCGGAAGCTACAGGGTGATCCAGTCTGTACCGCAGGAGGTTCGAGCCCAGGGCAAGCTCTTTGCAAGCTTCACACTGCTCCCGAAGCAGCCTTAG
- a CDS encoding RidA family protein codes for MRKVVKTKKAPLPRGPYSPGIVSGGFVFVAGQAAINPRTDEMELGDIRSETRRTLENIKAILEAAGSSLKDVVRVGVFLSDMNNFAAMNDVYKEFFPKDPPARTTIGASLPKIKVEIDCIAQVSKSRKRK; via the coding sequence ATGCGCAAAGTGGTTAAAACTAAGAAAGCACCGCTGCCTCGCGGCCCCTATTCTCCCGGCATTGTGTCGGGCGGCTTTGTTTTTGTGGCCGGCCAGGCGGCTATCAATCCCAGGACGGACGAGATGGAACTGGGAGACATCCGGTCGGAAACCCGGCGTACGCTCGAAAACATCAAGGCGATTCTCGAAGCCGCCGGAAGCTCCCTGAAAGACGTTGTCCGCGTCGGTGTCTTCCTTTCCGATATGAACAATTTCGCCGCCATGAACGATGTCTACAAGGAATTCTTTCCCAAGGACCCGCCGGCCCGCACCACCATAGGAGCCAGCCTTCCGAAAATAAAAGTGGAAATCGACTGTATTGCGCAAGTCAGCAAGTCGCGCAAACGAAAGTAA
- a CDS encoding MFS transporter: protein MYSLRKPLAVVAQPDYDSHAFGQLLVRQCNLVEGSLTDTKELQASRSHMPAPWIVGMAMFPFGLVVGFTITALPFLLTHLGVSLDKVAAISATVMTPTFWGFLLQPLMDTGLTRRVYAWIAAACAAICVAAALFVLSPMRLGPATALLLVGELSIMLYSGAIGGWTAQFTPDHLRGSVSGWTNVANLGGGALGSLAVMSLVSHIALHWLGLGLAACIMMSTLPILFFPEAVRSSFRFRQIFTDTMKTTWRVCKTKEVLTGFCLFLAPASAEAAINLFSGMGNDFHTGASTVIWVTGAGCAITASLGALLGGRAANRVSRGYLYLGAGLATSIVSLAMAISPRVPLTFILGALVYNGLAGVAYAAFNALGYQLVGQKSPVASTQLGLFAAATNFAIDYMTWADGLGFKHFGVRGLLLTDGLASMVSAIALLALLGSRLRKRDIEKYAMTAAAD from the coding sequence GTGTACAGTCTCAGAAAACCTTTGGCAGTAGTTGCCCAACCAGACTACGATAGCCATGCCTTCGGGCAGCTACTCGTTCGACAGTGCAATCTCGTGGAGGGTTCCCTGACAGATACGAAGGAACTTCAAGCCAGTCGTTCGCACATGCCTGCGCCCTGGATCGTCGGCATGGCCATGTTCCCTTTTGGACTGGTGGTGGGATTCACCATAACCGCCTTACCGTTTCTGCTGACGCACCTTGGCGTCTCGCTCGACAAAGTGGCCGCGATAAGCGCCACTGTGATGACTCCGACCTTCTGGGGGTTCCTGTTGCAACCTCTCATGGACACGGGACTGACGCGGCGGGTCTACGCCTGGATCGCAGCCGCGTGTGCAGCAATCTGTGTTGCGGCGGCCTTGTTTGTCCTTTCCCCGATGCGATTAGGGCCGGCGACAGCACTACTTTTGGTCGGCGAGCTTTCGATCATGCTCTACTCAGGAGCGATTGGCGGCTGGACCGCGCAATTCACTCCCGACCACCTGCGCGGCTCCGTGAGCGGATGGACCAACGTGGCCAACCTGGGTGGAGGCGCATTGGGTTCACTGGCCGTCATGTCCCTGGTGTCGCACATTGCCCTCCATTGGCTTGGACTGGGGCTTGCCGCCTGCATCATGATGAGTACCTTGCCCATTTTGTTCTTTCCTGAAGCCGTCAGATCATCATTCCGCTTCCGGCAGATTTTTACCGACACCATGAAGACAACCTGGCGGGTGTGCAAAACCAAGGAGGTCTTAACGGGTTTTTGCCTTTTCCTGGCGCCGGCCAGCGCAGAAGCGGCCATTAACCTGTTCTCCGGCATGGGCAATGATTTTCACACCGGGGCCTCGACGGTAATCTGGGTGACGGGAGCCGGGTGCGCAATTACCGCTTCACTAGGGGCGCTGCTCGGTGGGCGCGCCGCAAACCGCGTGTCCCGCGGCTATCTCTATCTTGGTGCAGGACTGGCCACCAGCATCGTGTCACTGGCAATGGCCATTTCTCCACGCGTACCTCTCACCTTCATCCTGGGAGCTCTCGTCTACAACGGCCTCGCCGGAGTAGCGTATGCCGCCTTCAACGCGCTGGGTTATCAACTGGTGGGCCAGAAAAGTCCCGTCGCCAGCACACAACTGGGCTTGTTTGCCGCAGCCACCAATTTCGCGATCGATTATATGACCTGGGCTGACGGGCTGGGCTTCAAGCATTTTGGCGTGCGCGGACTGCTGCTGACCGACGGCCTTGCCAGCATGGTTTCTGCCATTGCGCTGTTGGCGCTGCTGGGCAGCCGGCTCAGGAAGCGGGATATAGAGAAATACGCGATGACTGCGGCAGCGGATTGA
- a CDS encoding response regulator, with protein MPYRFSVSKQSDQCRTASRGNVLVIDEDPADLVYYRTVLQRAGCAVVTCNSYNEALDCLEAEPFDLIVLSQGSSAFEGRGVLEKAVATDRDRQVLVVAHVLNMSCYLEAMQLGARDYLEEPVLEQEMVRAVETCLTSRAVAA; from the coding sequence ATGCCATACCGTTTCAGCGTGTCGAAACAAAGTGACCAGTGCCGGACTGCATCAAGGGGCAATGTTCTCGTCATTGACGAGGACCCTGCCGACCTGGTCTATTACCGGACCGTGCTCCAGCGCGCCGGATGCGCCGTGGTCACGTGTAACTCATATAACGAGGCTCTGGACTGCCTTGAGGCTGAGCCCTTCGACCTGATAGTCCTGAGCCAGGGAAGCTCCGCCTTCGAAGGTCGCGGAGTGCTGGAGAAAGCTGTCGCGACCGACCGCGACAGGCAGGTGCTGGTGGTGGCACACGTGCTGAATATGAGTTGCTACCTTGAGGCGATGCAGCTTGGGGCGAGAGACTATCTTGAAGAGCCGGTATTGGAGCAGGAGATGGTCCGTGCCGTGGAGACTTGCCTGACTTCCCGAGCAGTGGCAGCTTGA
- a CDS encoding amino acid permease: MNAMGSQRPNASQMREIRTLPREIGILGSMAIVVGTIIGSGIFLVPHNVAMQVGSVFSFYMVWVVGGALALAGALSLAELGAAMPEAGGIYVYLREAYGKLAAFLFGWGSLLVIDAGSAATLGVAFGIYASSFLPLTSLEQKILAGLVIAVLTVINILGVKKGTAVQTIFTIAKVGGLVIIIGCAIFLPPLAPAVAAHPLPTPHTTVSSFGVALVGVLWAYQGWHQLSYTAGEVKNPSKFLPLGFFLGTTIIIIVYLAANAAYLHVLPMPVIAEHQRVAATAMEFLIGPRGARFVSALILCSIFGALNGTILTASRVYYAMARDGVLFKIVSRIHPKFQTPAVAVIVLGAWSTILAISGSFEELYTYVIFAMWIFSAAAIAGVIILRRRLPDLHRPYRVWGYPILPIAFILAALAIVVNTLVRTPLESLLGLAIILAGVPLYYIWKRWGGAGAN; encoded by the coding sequence ATGAATGCAATGGGTTCTCAACGGCCAAACGCTTCTCAAATGCGGGAAATTCGGACTCTGCCAAGAGAAATCGGCATCCTCGGGTCCATGGCGATTGTGGTGGGCACCATCATCGGGTCAGGAATTTTCCTGGTGCCGCACAACGTCGCCATGCAGGTGGGAAGCGTTTTCAGTTTTTACATGGTCTGGGTGGTGGGCGGGGCGCTGGCGCTGGCCGGAGCTCTCTCGCTGGCAGAACTGGGCGCGGCCATGCCGGAAGCCGGAGGCATCTACGTCTATCTTCGCGAAGCCTACGGTAAACTGGCTGCCTTCCTTTTCGGCTGGGGATCGCTGCTGGTGATTGACGCCGGCTCCGCCGCAACCCTGGGCGTCGCATTCGGGATCTATGCTTCAAGCTTCCTGCCGCTCACATCGCTCGAACAGAAAATTCTGGCGGGGCTTGTGATTGCCGTGCTCACCGTCATCAACATTCTGGGCGTGAAAAAGGGCACGGCGGTGCAGACCATCTTCACCATCGCCAAAGTCGGCGGCCTGGTCATCATCATCGGCTGCGCGATTTTCCTGCCGCCGCTGGCGCCGGCTGTGGCGGCCCACCCGTTGCCCACGCCTCACACAACGGTCAGCAGCTTTGGCGTGGCGCTGGTGGGAGTCTTATGGGCCTACCAGGGCTGGCACCAGCTCTCTTATACAGCCGGCGAGGTGAAGAACCCGTCAAAATTCCTTCCACTCGGTTTTTTCCTCGGGACCACTATTATTATCATCGTCTACCTGGCTGCCAACGCGGCCTATCTGCATGTGCTGCCGATGCCGGTGATAGCAGAGCACCAGCGCGTGGCGGCTACCGCCATGGAGTTCCTCATCGGCCCGCGTGGCGCGCGGTTTGTTTCAGCGCTGATCCTTTGCTCGATTTTCGGGGCGTTGAACGGGACCATCCTGACGGCGTCGCGCGTCTACTACGCCATGGCGCGGGATGGCGTGCTGTTCAAGATCGTGTCGCGCATCCATCCGAAGTTTCAGACTCCTGCCGTCGCCGTTATCGTGCTGGGAGCGTGGTCCACAATCCTGGCCATCAGCGGATCATTTGAGGAGCTTTACACCTACGTGATCTTCGCCATGTGGATCTTCTCGGCGGCGGCGATTGCCGGTGTGATTATCTTGCGGCGACGCCTGCCTGACCTGCATCGTCCTTACCGTGTGTGGGGATATCCCATCCTCCCCATCGCTTTTATCCTTGCCGCACTGGCCATTGTGGTCAACACGCTGGTGAGAACGCCGCTGGAATCCTTGCTGGGGCTGGCGATTATTCTGGCGGGCGTACCACTCTACTACATCTGGAAACGCTGGGGCGGAGCAGGTGCAAACTGA
- a CDS encoding SDR family oxidoreductase yields MDFIPDRFRGQCALVVGGAQGIGKGIAVRLAREGANVMIGDIDRDMMARTEREITVEGGSVRTFACDVRRKREVQRMVAQTLRWHKRIDILMYVAGVGRLVPFTKTDEKHWDWTVDINLKGAYLVAREVAPHMVHRRRGKMVFMASTNSWDAEAGLAPYNASKAGLFLLAKTLARELGHYGINSNAIGPGLIRTRLTAPVLKDRKFMSKYKDLIPVGRLGEPEDIAGPAAFLASSDADYINGVLLFVDGGQLA; encoded by the coding sequence ATGGATTTCATTCCCGATCGTTTTCGCGGCCAATGCGCCCTGGTGGTAGGAGGCGCGCAGGGAATCGGCAAGGGCATCGCCGTACGCCTGGCGAGAGAAGGCGCCAACGTAATGATTGGCGATATTGACCGCGACATGATGGCCCGGACGGAGCGCGAAATCACCGTGGAAGGCGGTTCCGTCCGCACTTTTGCATGCGACGTCCGCCGCAAACGCGAAGTGCAGCGGATGGTAGCGCAAACTCTGCGCTGGCACAAACGCATCGACATCCTGATGTACGTCGCCGGAGTCGGCAGGCTGGTTCCATTTACAAAGACCGATGAGAAGCACTGGGACTGGACCGTGGACATCAATCTGAAAGGCGCGTACCTGGTAGCGCGCGAAGTGGCGCCGCACATGGTCCACCGGCGCCGGGGCAAAATGGTTTTTATGGCATCCACCAACAGTTGGGACGCCGAGGCCGGGCTTGCTCCATACAACGCCTCCAAGGCAGGCCTGTTTCTGCTGGCTAAGACCCTGGCACGGGAACTGGGACACTACGGGATCAATTCCAATGCCATCGGACCGGGCCTCATCCGCACGCGCCTCACGGCGCCCGTCTTGAAGGACAGGAAATTCATGAGCAAGTATAAGGACCTGATACCTGTCGGGCGTCTTGGCGAGCCCGAAGATATTGCCGGCCCGGCGGCCTTTCTCGCGTCCTCTGACGCGGATTACATCAACGGAGTCCTCTTGTTTGTGGATGGCGGCCAGTTGGCCTGA
- a CDS encoding cysteine hydrolase — protein MTTSLAFFDVDTQIDFMEPVGKLYVPHAEDIVPNLVKLMAHAREKNIPVISTADAHAPDDPEFKLWPPHCVAGTPGQQHIQETSLPGALTLSMRSGPFVSPGKWPPQIILEKDVYETTANPNFDTVLKTLGTRRYVVFGVATEYCVRADVLALRERKKPVALVVDAIKAITEEGGRKALAEMAAAGAELVTTADVCK, from the coding sequence GTGACAACTTCTTTGGCCTTTTTTGATGTTGATACCCAGATCGACTTCATGGAACCGGTTGGAAAACTCTATGTTCCGCACGCAGAAGATATCGTACCAAATCTCGTCAAATTGATGGCCCATGCGCGTGAAAAGAATATTCCCGTAATCTCCACGGCCGATGCTCACGCCCCTGACGATCCCGAATTCAAACTGTGGCCGCCCCACTGCGTTGCCGGCACGCCCGGGCAGCAGCACATCCAGGAAACTTCTCTCCCCGGAGCCCTGACCTTATCGATGCGCTCAGGCCCCTTCGTTTCGCCGGGGAAATGGCCACCGCAGATCATCCTGGAAAAAGACGTCTATGAAACAACCGCAAACCCGAATTTCGACACGGTCCTGAAGACACTGGGCACCCGTCGTTACGTTGTGTTTGGCGTGGCCACTGAGTATTGCGTTCGCGCGGACGTGCTTGCGCTGCGAGAACGCAAAAAGCCTGTCGCCCTGGTCGTGGACGCGATCAAAGCAATTACCGAAGAAGGGGGGCGCAAGGCGCTTGCAGAAATGGCGGCCGCCGGGGCCGAACTGGTGACGACCGCCGACGTGTGCAAGTGA
- a CDS encoding nicotinate phosphoribosyltransferase, with translation MRSALPTRALLVDLYELTMAAGYFEHGMDFRATFELFVRSLPAERSFLVIAGVDDALDYLENLQFSGDDIAYLHSLPAFRRVSQDFFDYLKAFRFTGDVAGVPEGAVIFAEEPILQVTAPMAAAQIVETYLLSVINFETLVASKAARVVHAAAGRSVLEFGTRRAQGPEAGLRAARAAYLGGCDATSNTEAGHIYGIPVAGTAAHSWTQAFPSERESFEALLETFPETGVLLIDTYDDLSGAETAASLGRKFSAVRLDSGDLLQKSRKVRSILDARGLQDVKIIASGDLNEYRIEKLVEAGAPIDSFGVGTDLATSRDVPALSVVYKLAEIERDGRVEYKAKFSEEKVYCPGRKQVFRFTQDGQYHHDLLARSGEDYSDGEPLLQPLMRNGRRIEARRSASSIRKTVLTGMDRLPEPYHALRDAPEYPVKKSGALLQLLEQVRNQYVTARKPAEAPRQR, from the coding sequence ATGCGCTCTGCGCTGCCAACCCGGGCGTTGCTGGTCGATCTTTATGAACTCACCATGGCAGCCGGGTACTTCGAGCATGGCATGGATTTCCGTGCCACCTTCGAACTGTTTGTCCGTTCCCTGCCCGCCGAACGGTCCTTTCTGGTAATCGCGGGCGTGGATGACGCGCTCGATTATCTTGAAAATCTGCAATTCTCCGGCGACGACATCGCCTACCTTCACAGCTTGCCGGCCTTCCGAAGGGTGTCTCAGGATTTCTTCGACTACTTAAAAGCGTTCCGTTTTACCGGCGACGTGGCGGGAGTGCCGGAGGGCGCTGTCATTTTCGCCGAAGAACCTATCCTGCAGGTAACGGCGCCAATGGCGGCGGCCCAGATCGTTGAGACTTATCTGCTTTCCGTCATTAACTTTGAAACACTGGTCGCTTCAAAAGCCGCCCGTGTAGTCCACGCCGCGGCAGGACGCAGCGTGCTGGAATTCGGGACGCGCCGCGCGCAGGGCCCGGAAGCCGGCCTTCGCGCCGCCCGCGCAGCTTATCTCGGCGGTTGCGACGCTACCTCCAACACGGAAGCCGGCCATATCTATGGCATTCCGGTCGCCGGAACAGCCGCGCACTCCTGGACGCAGGCTTTTCCCTCGGAGCGCGAAAGCTTTGAGGCGCTGCTCGAAACCTTCCCGGAAACCGGCGTGCTGCTGATCGATACTTACGATGACCTATCCGGCGCGGAAACGGCGGCATCGCTCGGCAGAAAATTCAGCGCCGTGCGACTTGACAGCGGAGACTTGCTGCAGAAGAGCCGCAAGGTCCGCTCCATTCTGGACGCCCGTGGGCTCCAGGACGTAAAAATCATCGCCAGCGGTGATCTGAACGAATACCGGATTGAAAAGCTGGTTGAAGCAGGAGCGCCCATCGATTCCTTCGGCGTGGGCACCGATCTTGCAACCTCGCGGGACGTGCCGGCGCTGAGCGTGGTTTACAAGCTGGCGGAAATCGAGCGTGATGGGCGGGTGGAATACAAAGCCAAGTTCAGCGAAGAAAAAGTTTACTGCCCGGGACGCAAGCAGGTATTCCGGTTTACGCAGGACGGCCAATACCATCACGATTTGCTCGCACGGTCGGGCGAAGATTACAGTGATGGCGAACCTTTGCTTCAGCCACTGATGCGCAATGGCCGCCGTATCGAGGCCCGGCGCAGCGCGTCATCAATCCGCAAAACTGTGCTGACCGGCATGGACCGGCTTCCGGAGCCATATCACGCCCTGCGCGATGCTCCTGAATACCCCGTGAAGAAGAGCGGCGCCCTCCTGCAACTGCTCGAACAGGTCCGCAACCAGTACGTAACGGCACGCAAGCCCGCAGAAGCGCCGCGGCAACGCTGA
- a CDS encoding elongation factor P encodes MVNASDLRAGMVIRIDNGPFSVMEATYHIGQGKMPGSVHTKLRDILKGTTKELRFRPEERLEETMLERQEMEFLYGDADSATFMNPQSFEQISIPLETIGPGHAFLRAEMSVPVEFYNDRPVSIVMPTTVDLAVETTVPPVHQQQDNTYKSATLENGMEVMVPQFVAPGEVVRIEVATGKYVERLRKDSRKY; translated from the coding sequence ATGGTCAACGCGTCAGACCTGCGCGCCGGCATGGTGATCAGAATCGATAACGGGCCCTTCAGCGTGATGGAGGCAACGTACCACATCGGCCAGGGAAAAATGCCCGGCAGCGTCCACACCAAACTGCGCGATATTCTGAAAGGAACCACAAAGGAGTTACGTTTCCGTCCGGAGGAGCGTTTGGAAGAAACGATGCTCGAACGGCAGGAGATGGAGTTTCTGTACGGCGATGCTGACTCCGCCACTTTCATGAACCCGCAGAGCTTCGAGCAGATTTCGATCCCGCTTGAAACCATTGGCCCGGGGCACGCTTTCCTCAGGGCGGAAATGTCAGTCCCTGTCGAGTTCTATAACGACCGTCCCGTCAGCATCGTGATGCCCACAACTGTCGACCTCGCGGTGGAGACCACCGTCCCACCCGTCCATCAGCAACAGGACAACACGTACAAATCCGCCACGCTTGAGAACGGCATGGAAGTGATGGTGCCGCAGTTCGTCGCGCCGGGTGAAGTTGTACGGATTGAAGTTGCTACCGGCAAGTACGTCGAGCGGCTGCGGAAGGATTCCAGGAAGTATTAA